The following nucleotide sequence is from Paenibacillus odorifer.
GCTTTGTAAGCAGCAAGTGTTTCTTTTTCAACCGCATTGTAACCTACGGTTACTTGCTCAGGGAAACGAGTTGTGTAGTAGTTACCAGATGGATCCAATACACCGTCGCCATAGTGAGCGCTCAGCAATGCGTAGTTTGAACCGACATTACCCAAGCCAGTTTCTTTTTGGAAGTTGGTAGTGTCATTATATTTACGGTCGTTCACATCTTCAGGAATGACGCGTTTGCCATCCACAACATTGTAGTGTTTGCCTTCAATACCCCAGTTAACCAATACTTGACCTTCGTCGGAAGCTAGGTAGTCCAGGAATTTAATTGCACGAACTGGATCTTTAGCATCTACGCTGATCCCAATTCCGTTACCACCCATGAAGCCTGTAGGCCAGAAGGAGGTTTCTTTGTACTCCTCAGACAAGGTTACAGGATAGTGTCCATAGCCTTGATCCAGCTTGCCTTCAGCTTTCAATGCTCTTTCTCCATCGCCATAACCCCAGTCTTGGTCAATCAAACCAATAACGCGGCCTGTAGCGATTTTAGCTTTGTACTGATCATACTTTTGAACGAAACTTTCTGGATCAAGCAATCCGATATCGTTCATGTGGTTGAGCCAGCGGAAATATTCTTTTTCAGCCGGACGACGGAAGTGATAAGTTACTTCTTGGGTGTCGATATCAATCGCATATTCACCATCGTCAGGAGAACCAGTAGTAATAAATGCTGGGTTAGTTACTGTAATGTACATGTACCAATCATCTGCATTCAGAGTCAGGCCGATGTTTTTGTTACCATTTTCATCGGTAGGATGTTTTTCCAGGTAAGCCTTGATTACGTTCTCATAATCTTGAACAGTTTTGATTGCAGGATATCCAGCTTCTTTAACAGCACGGTGCTGTAGTTCAAATCCGCCACCAGCATCAAAATATTTGTTGTCTACACCTGCATAGGTAGGGATGGCATAAATCGCATGATCATCGTCACTGTAACGTGAACGTTTCATGCCTTCTTCGCCCAATACTTTTTTGATATTCGGAGCATATTTTTCAATCAGGTCTGTTAGATCAAGCATTGCGCCTGCATCCACCAGCTTGCTGACATCAGTCTTAGCACTGATCAAATCCGGATATTCACCGCTCGCTGCGATCAAGGCTACTTTTTGTTGAGGATCACCAACTGCATATTCAGCATTTAGGGTTACTCCCGTTTTTTCCGTAATCACTTTACCAACTTCATCTTGCATACCTGTCCAGTTCGGGTTAGGGTCTGCACTGAAGAATGTCATCGTGAGCGGGGAAATATCCTCAGCCGCATTGGTCGCATTTCCAGCATTAGTTGCGTTGCCGCCTGTATTTCCAGCTGCAGCATTACCGTTGTTGCCATTGTTACCGCCGCAGCCTGCAAGCACACCGAGCAGCATAATAGAAGTGAGCGTTAATGCCGTAGCTTTGGCTTTTATCTTTCTATTACTTCCCATTAAATAAACCCTCCTTAAAATTGTTTATCTATCGTATCACAGGTGAAGACCTGTTAATACTTTACCCAGCTTGCCAAAAGAAAACGGATACACAATAGGTTTTAAGCATAGGGGAGACTAAGCTCCCCCCGTTGAACTGTGATTAGCTCTTCACAGCACCAAGTGTCATACCTTTAACAAAATACTTCTGAATGAACGGATAAACCAACAGGATCGGTACGGTTACGACAATCGTAATCGCCATTTTGAGCGACTCCGGTGAGACCTGATTGGAAGCCAGCGAAGCAATGTTGGAGCGGTAGTCGCCTCCGTTACCACTGGTTGTGGTCTGCAGAACCTTCATCAGTTCGAATTGTAATGTGGTCAAGTTAGGGCTCGAACCATTGTACAGATAAGTATCCAACCAAGCATTCCATTGACCTACTGCTAGGAACAGCGCAATTGTTGCTAACGCTGGTTTCATCAGTGGCAAAATGACCCGGAAGTAGATGGTAAAGTCATTGGCTCCATCTAGCTTCGCCGATTCCTGCAATGCATATGGCAGGCCGTCGATAAAGGAGCGGATGACGAAAACGTTAAAAGCACTGACCAATCCAGGTAGGACATAAACTGCAAAGCTGTTCATCATATGCAGATCCTTGATCAGCATGTATATAGGAATCATTCCTCCAGAGATATACATGGTCATTGCCAAGAATGTGGAAACGAATTTACGGCCTGCAAAGTCAGGGCGGCTGATCGTAAACGCCAGCATCGAGGCACTGATCAGTCCGAATAGAGTACCGACAACTGTCCGCAAAGCGGATATTTTAAACCCGGTGATTAATCCCGAGAAGGTGAAGATTTTCAAGTAATTGTCCCAAGTAAACTGGCGGGGATAGATGGTAACTCCACCGCGCACACTATCCACTGAATCATTTAGTGAGATTGCAAGCACGTTCAAAAACGGATAAATCGTGATTACAACTACGAACAGGATTACAAAATATACAAAGAAATCAAAGATCCGGTCTGACCATGACTTTCTGGTGATAGCTGATTCTCCCACGGTAACGCTCTCCTTTCATGAAAAGGGCAATTTGCTGCCACGATTGGGTTGAAGGGCCCTCTGTATTACAGAAGGCTCTCTTTTGTTGTGCGTTTGAAGATTCCATTAATCGTAAACAGTAGAATTACACTGATCACTGAGTTGAATATATTGATCGCTGTACCGTAGGAATATCTCGCCATGCCCAGTCCGTATTTCAGTGAATACAGGTCTAGCACCTGAGAATAGTCGGTAACGAGGTTGTTTCCAAGCAGGAATTGCTTCT
It contains:
- a CDS encoding ABC transporter substrate-binding protein, with translation MGSNRKIKAKATALTLTSIMLLGVLAGCGGNNGNNGNAAAGNTGGNATNAGNATNAAEDISPLTMTFFSADPNPNWTGMQDEVGKVITEKTGVTLNAEYAVGDPQQKVALIAASGEYPDLISAKTDVSKLVDAGAMLDLTDLIEKYAPNIKKVLGEEGMKRSRYSDDDHAIYAIPTYAGVDNKYFDAGGGFELQHRAVKEAGYPAIKTVQDYENVIKAYLEKHPTDENGNKNIGLTLNADDWYMYITVTNPAFITTGSPDDGEYAIDIDTQEVTYHFRRPAEKEYFRWLNHMNDIGLLDPESFVQKYDQYKAKIATGRVIGLIDQDWGYGDGERALKAEGKLDQGYGHYPVTLSEEYKETSFWPTGFMGGNGIGISVDAKDPVRAIKFLDYLASDEGQVLVNWGIEGKHYNVVDGKRVIPEDVNDRKYNDTTNFQKETGLGNVGSNYALLSAHYGDGVLDPSGNYYTTRFPEQVTVGYNAVEKETLAAYKATTWKDLFPSEDEFKVKPWGAAWNITIPGDSEIVVLDNKLKDISWKRIPEAILSKPADFDKVWDAYMAELDKAGVTKAEDLREELVKQRVKLWND
- a CDS encoding carbohydrate ABC transporter permease encodes the protein MGESAITRKSWSDRIFDFFVYFVILFVVVITIYPFLNVLAISLNDSVDSVRGGVTIYPRQFTWDNYLKIFTFSGLITGFKISALRTVVGTLFGLISASMLAFTISRPDFAGRKFVSTFLAMTMYISGGMIPIYMLIKDLHMMNSFAVYVLPGLVSAFNVFVIRSFIDGLPYALQESAKLDGANDFTIYFRVILPLMKPALATIALFLAVGQWNAWLDTYLYNGSSPNLTTLQFELMKVLQTTTSGNGGDYRSNIASLASNQVSPESLKMAITIVVTVPILLVYPFIQKYFVKGMTLGAVKS